The genomic interval AACTACTCTGTATGTGTTTATTAGTTGAGGATTGGAATCTGATAAAAAAGCGTTAAACGGTTTTTTTGTTTGGATTAAGTAAAAGAAAAAGGCACCACCACCTAAAAAGGGCTCAAAATATCTGTCAATTCTTTCTGGTGTTAGCTTGTCTAATAATACCACTAGTCTTTTCTTTCCGCCTGCCCATTTCAAAAAGGAAGTCGTATTAGTTTTATGCAATTGGTGTGATATTATGAACTAGATTAACATTAAGACATATGATTGTTTTCTATATAATTGACTTATAGTAAAAACTCTTAAAATGCTTTTATCTGACCGTCTCTCTGTTTTTTGATGATTCTTTTACTCCTTTCCTAAAGTGAGAAATGAATAGGATTCTTTAACTTTGTTTGATGTATCTGAAAGGAATTGATCTCTTATAGCTTTTCCATAAAATACTATATCTCGGGATAACATCTCTATTCGCAAAATAGTCTTTTTGCTTGTTATGTTACCGTCTGAGTCAAAATCGTCTGAGCTTGTTGAAATACCATATGGCATACTCCATCCATAACATTGTCTTACTGCGGTTCTCATTTGTTCCATGACGGTGAGACCTTTTTCATGAGATGCACAAATATAGCCAAATGTTTTTCCAGAAAATTCTTTCCAAAAGAAATCCAAAAAATTCTTTAGTACTCCTGACATCGAACCGTGATAGTCTGGAGAGGTCAAGATGATGGCATCTGCCCATCGGACAAGGGAATTGGCCATTTCTAAACTTTCTTTTTCCGACAACAGAATTTTGTCAAAATCCAAGTTGGGTTCATAAATTGGCAGTCTGTTTTTCCTAAGATCAAATAAATTTATTTCAGCATGATAATTGTCTTTAGATGTTTTTAAAGCATGATTCAAGGCTTTAAAACTATAGGAATTGCTTCTCATACTTCCCGCAACTCCCAATAATTTTATCGTCATGAGTTTTTTTTCATGTGTTTATTATTTGAATATTTAGTTACAAAAAAGAAAGAATTAGCTATTGTAATTCTCTGCACATTTTACTATTTCTTCTGTTGAAAGATAGTCACCTTTGTCATAGCCTCTTTCAAAGCATGTGGTAAGCAACAATTTGCGTTCTTGTTTGCTTACAGTGTTTTCATTGTAAACTTTGTTTTCATCCTTGTCATCATTATCATCGTCATTGTCTTTGTCTCTTGCATCCTTGTCATCATTATCATCGTCATTGTCTTTGTCTCTTGCATCCTTGTCATTGTCATCATTATCATCGTCATTGTCTTTGTCTCTTGCATCCTTGTCATTGTCATCATTATCATCGTCATTGTCTTTGTCTCTTGCATCTTTGTCATTGTCATCATTATCATCATCTTGTGGATTGTTTTGGTTGGTTGCAAAAGAGGTTGATTGAATTGGTGTCAAGGTTGCTCCATTGGCGTTTGTGGTATCGACTACTTTTACTACGCCTGCACTATCACTCTGGCCACTTACTGCTGTCTGAGGACCTTCTGGCACTGGTGTTGCTTGATATGCTTGGCTTTGGTAAGGAGTTTGACTTTGCATTGGAGTTTGACTTTGTTCTGTTGGGGTTGGAGTTGGGGGTGTAGATGGACTACTGCAGTTGTCAGCTGATGAAGCTGCATAAACATATGTTTGCATAAAATTGACTACACAGTCTGCGTTTTGCATAGCAGAGTCTTTATTTGGATCGTTGGGTGAGGTATACATGTTAAAATTGTTGTTGTAATTTACCAGATCACCTGTAGCCGCGTTAACTAGCTTTACAGATGAAAGATTGACTGAACTTAAGATTAGTAACAAAAACATTGCAGATATGACTGTGGAAGTTACTTTATTGACATACATGTTATAATTTTTTAGTGGATATTCTTTATGAGGATTGTTTTTAATAATTATGTACGTGTTTTTTTCTCAAAACTATAATTTCATTCTAATAGAAGATTGATTATATCTTTTTAACACTATTTTGGTTCCCATTGATTCGACTAAATTGAAAGCCCACCGTTGTAAAATCAGAAGTTAAGGCAGGATATGACAAGTACAATTTTACTTAAAATTATACTGCTATTGTTATTATTACTTCAAAGCACAAGAAAGCTACATCAATCTTGTAATATATGAATCTGATAATCTATTTTTGGGTAGACAAGGGAGATTTAAAGGGTATATCAACTTAATAGTACGGATTATCCTCTAGATACATGCTTATTTAAAAAATTCCACAGATACCATAAAAATTAGCAGAGATAGCTAATTAAATCACTAGATGTTTTCTTTTAATGGTTTGGATATATGGTTGTAAACTCTGATATGGTCAAAAGTAATTATTTTGACAGACTTGCATTACTTTTAGAAAATGGATCATTAGATCAAAATACCGTTACTCATTTGCGAAATAGAGGTGTAAAAGTCTATGATACAGCTGGCGATCTACACTGTCCTTATTTATCAAAAGTGGTTCCTTATGTGGTAATTGGTGCTTCAGAAGAATTTGTAAATAACTTGACAATCCCTTATCAAGCTACAAGTTTTATTGCTGCAGAAGCTTTCTCACCTAACAGTGGAACCTATGCTTTTAAGCTGCTAGGTTTGAAAGGTGGAGGGGTCACATTACTTACTGGCGGCAGTAGAAAACTTGGAGATAACGTATTTGCTTCGTTGCATAGAATACTCGTAGGAAACAATGCCATTATAGTTACTGTAAATAATATGATGGAAAATCATTCTCAAATTTGGTCATGGGATTTTTTTGGAAATCATCTAAGACCCCAATATCCAAAAGTATATGATGAACTTTTGAATTTATCAGAAAGATATGTTGACTTGGATAGATTTTACTTTGTAGTGTCTATTCGTTCAATTGAAAGTATTACTGAATCACGATTAATAGAATTTTATGAGAAAAATGAGATTGCAATGCTTGATCCCAAAAATAAGTTGAGGGTAATCATTTTGACTACTGATTTGGTATACGAGCATCTTTCAAAGATAATCAAAGAATCAGATTTTATTTCATACTTGCGCACTGGAGAAAAATTTGACATGTACAAAGGCCTTCAAATCCTGCGAAAAGACTATAATATCAAGTACTTGTTAAATGATGGAGGTAGGAAAATGTCTGAGTCAATCAGAGATGATGGATTATTGGCAGAAGAAAGAGTGACCCTAGAGCCTTTTAATTCTGCAACTCTGAAATATGAGATAGATGACACCTGCATTCTTGGAAAGAAGGGATGGGGATTAGATGGTTCAGAATTGAAAGGCTCTTTACTACTGGATTCAATTAAAATCGGCGATGAGTGGGCAAACGTGTATGTTTATCCTTTCAACATGTATAAGGCCAAGGATTGAGGAAAATGAACTGGGTGGTGTGAAAACTACAGGTTGTGGCCAGAGATTGGTCAACCAAACTACTAGATATCTTCCATATTATGACCAAACTAAGAAATTAGTCATCTAGAGTAGTTCATCAGCTTTCTAAAAATACCAATCTCGTTCATTCCAATATTGCTGTTCAATTCTCTTGAGAAATCTGTTTACAGCCTCCTTAAGTGAAATATTTTCTAGTCTTGAAGTACTTTCAACTATTCTTATTAGCCGAAGGAGTTGAACTTCTCCTAGTCCCATTTTTTCCAAATGAAACAACGTGTTTAGTCCTCCAAGAAAATCTGAAAACCGCATCTTGTAAATTTCTATTTCCCTCTTAATTCCATTTTTTTTATCTAACAGTTGGCCTATTTCCCATTCCTCATGAAATAATCTCCAGGGAGCAGATTCCAATTCCTCCAATTCTGATATTATATAACTGGCCCTATATCCTCTTATTTCCAATTCGTTTATTGCCTTTGTAAAAGTGCTTGATATCATCAATTTGTGCTCCCGCGGGGTTATTCTCTAATTCTGCTTTTAATTTATAATACCAATCTAAATAATGCATAGCCTGCTCTTCTTTCTGATTTAGTTGTTCAAGTCTAGTATGTGATTTAGTTGCCTCA from Candidatus Nitrosocosmicus hydrocola carries:
- a CDS encoding NADPH-dependent FMN reductase, translating into MTIKLLGVAGSMRSNSYSFKALNHALKTSKDNYHAEINLFDLRKNRLPIYEPNLDFDKILLSEKESLEMANSLVRWADAIILTSPDYHGSMSGVLKNFLDFFWKEFSGKTFGYICASHEKGLTVMEQMRTAVRQCYGWSMPYGISTSSDDFDSDGNITSKKTILRIEMLSRDIVFYGKAIRDQFLSDTSNKVKESYSFLTLGKE